In Glycine max cultivar Williams 82 chromosome 15, Glycine_max_v4.0, whole genome shotgun sequence, the DNA window aatttttagtctttggacagagaaattaatttgtaattggtactctcaacgCAATGATCAAGTATTGACGATAAATTCTATCAAATAATAGTCTTTCTTTGGACTGactattattcacatgaaaacacctttataattgtcacacattTATCATTAGAGGTAGaatattatttggccaaattaTGTATTTCTTTGGGTCGAACAcaattaacataaataattcCATACTGATATCTATGTTTCCTTTGAGTCGAACATAATTAGCATAAATAATTCCATGCTAAtatctatgtaattttaatcaaatcaattttcacaataaagattactttgacaatatattgtgtcgattaattcaattaaaaataaatactagaCATACAAATAAATGGAAAAGATCTGTCAATGCTAAATTTATACCCAAAcgataacaataattaaaaaaaaaaatcattactgGTAAGTGAATGAATATTCCAAAATTCATATCCAACAGCATCACCaaaaattgccaaaggtatgtACGTAAAGGCATAGGCGTAAGCACATGGCCAATTGAAAAATCACTCTCCAATTGCAATTGCAATTGCTTTGAAAGACACATACACATAGTTCCAAACATTCCCAAAGCACAATATTTGcaaacgcaaaaaaaaaaaaaaacaataatggaTTCATGTAAAAATACACTCTACACTTTAATCCCAATAATCTAACAATAATGGAggctctaataccacttgttgaaattttaggggatctttataaaatatcaataaccaCCAAGAACATTACATTAGATTATCAAGAATAGTTTTAAGAATACTTAGATCCATAATGATTGATGAAGCAAACGTAGTGAAATCTAGAGAACAATCATGAACAATTGGTTTGATGATCTTTCTCAAACAAAtatctttattctttttggGACCTTCGTTTTCTCTTAAGATGGGGAGAGAAGAAAACTGTTTTATGATTTGATGTTTTGAGACCATAACCATGCCTCGGGTTTTAAACCTTAATCATCCTCTAATGGGCCAAACTGGTTTCTGCTTATTAAGCTCATATCAATTTTCCGTTGATAGTCTAATAAACTCACTAGATTATATAACTTATATTgagttcataaaaaatataaataactaatataaatattataatgtaATATGTAaccaacattaattaattaattaaaaattataaaattcctaacattaAGCTCCATTATGTTTCCTTCCGAAACATAATTGATTGTAAATTGGTAAATGACACATGATTCAACTATTCTAGGTTTGATATAGAAAGATTGTACAGGTCATGGGCTAAATagattacaaatatatataaaagtcatTCTTGATCTTTCATGTGTGTTGTCTGATTTAACTCTAAATCTTGTTTTTACAAAACTAAATTCTTAGACAATTTTAATGTGCAAATATACTTTGAAGGGTAATCAAACATGTCACAAACCTTAATTTACTCTCGAAGCTTAGTTTGGAGCATCCtaaatgaaaatcaaacataaCCTTAATGTCagattttttttgtgaagattATTTCTttacatgtataaaaaaatttgcagTAAGAAAGTTTCCTCTTACATGCATATATCCCCTAAATAAGATCATTCTTTTAAAACTATGTTAATAGTGTGAAGTATTTGACCAATCACTTTCGATAATTTTTCTtcccaattaatttattttattcataaagttTGATtcgaaaattttaagaaatctaAGTCTGGTTTCATTCCAACCAACTAATAAGACCACTTATGATATGATATAAAAACTTAACATGAGATGCagacattataaaaaaaattaaaagacactATCTCTAGAATTGATACCTCAGAAATCTTTAGACTAAATTAATCAACACCTACAAGTTTAGGGATGAAAATTGAGGATTTACCCATAATGAAAggataatatacttttttttttttattacatacatatacatggtttgcaacattttaaaacaatttgacTAATTAATACAAGAAAAGTCCAACATTTATCAGCCTCAGTAAAATCTAAATCAGGCAATAATATTTctatccaaaaagaaaaaaaaaaacatgagtaaatgaaatatataatagagATTAGAGAGGCCCGAGGAGAGAGATAAGCTTTATGATTCTCTATTCTAATTTGACTAGCAAGTTGgaattttttacatatttatatatgttatatattgcTTAAATGCAACAAACAAGACCCTTTTGGtagcaaagaaaaaagaaaaaaaaaagagaaaggagaaagGAATAATTgctaaaaagggaaaaatgggGTTGATGGAAcatacatttaaaaaacattaattccTATTCACATTCCAAATTACTCAAGTCTTTCTCTCTTGGTTAGCTTTAGTGGGAAGCTCTGGAATAGGCATAGTTATTATGTGTGAAGAGAGCTTGTTGTTGTTGGCTTCTCCTTTCTGACCATATTTTTCTTCAGTAAAATTATCTGTGGCATCAATCATTGGCCCTGCAATTACAGCAATTTGAGCATCTTTTACAGGCAAGGGAATTTCATCTGCCACTTTGCTCTCTATTTGTTCTTTGTGCTTTCCCCACAGAACTGAGTATAACCCTATAACGATTAAGATGGCACCAATTACACTGCAACCACACGGGAGAAACAAAGTCTTTTGTTAGTTTGGAATGAATAGACTATTtcgattttcataaaaaaaatactttcaatACATTCTTTCAcaagttttttaatatttttttattgattgaaatttattaagttTGTATTATAAGAAATACTCTTAATATACTTAAAATTGGAATTGGAGTTGGAATGTAAGTAATGATTTATTTAAGCAAATAATACTTATACTTTTCTAGTGAGTGtttgatttatattattttagtaaaataatcatttatttccaaattcttataatttttttatagaaaaaagttatttattttccaaaacaaaGTTTCTCAATCATGCTACAAGTCAGTCTAACTAAAAGACGATCGATATATATATGCCTACCacatactttaattttaataatggtaaaattaattttgtgaacCATATATACTTGCTAGAAGAGAGGCCAATAGAAACTTACCCTCCAAGATAAATTTGTTCCGCAAGGATGAAGGATCCCATGATGGCCACAATGATCATCATTAAAGGGCTAAAGGCAGTTGCAAAGACAGGTCCTTTCATCTTAATTACCAGTCCTTGTACATAGTATGATATGCTTGATGTCACAATCCCCTAATTACagtataccaaaaaaaaaaagaaagaaaaaagagaaatacaaaTCCCATGTtacaaattgaaaaagaaacttGACAAAGTACTTTACAAcaaaattaaggtttaattatttatgtagcCTTTATACTTATACATTTTTGTCCCATacgtaaaaattatttgttttagtttcgtatatacatttttaatctattttagttCTGATGTTTAAAATTGTCGAGACTAAAACAAGTTAAACAAGTgtatataaaaagattaaaataaataatttttaggtatagaaactaaaatctaatatatattagtatagaactaaatgtgtaatttaaatctaaaatttatttatggaaTTAGATGAAGTTCTTATATTCTTACAGCATATGCAGCAGCAAGTAAGCTCACATCCCAGCCAATTCTCCATACAGAAGGATTGTGTTCAACAACAAAAGTAACAGCAATAGCTTGAAGAGTGCCAATAAAGCACACAAGTGAAGTTAGACTTAGCTGATGATTCTTGTACGTCTGAATAGCTTTGGCCTGCCCAAtagcaagaaaataaaacaaaggtcAATTATTTGTGTGACACCAACAAAAAGACACACTAGCTAGCACAAAAAGCAAGAGAAAGAGAGACACCATCGAAGttagcacattttttttttctttttctagctTCTTGATGTCTCACTTACTTGTAAAACAAATAGGGATGCCCAAGCTAGGGTGGCAATGATAAGAAAGGTGCATCCTAAGAACCAATCTTTGTCAAATGATTCTGTCGTGGTTGTTGCATTGGTTTTATTGTGTGGATGTTTGGCCCATACCATCTCCACTATAGGACCTCTATATAAGGTCATCAGCATAGCCCCTGCCACTGTGACTAATGTTCCCACTATCTTTGCCATGCATCTCACCTTCTTTATTTCTATCTTCTCCATCCTTTTCAATAACAACAGTAAAAACAATTAGCACTTCTTACAGATAAGAAAGTGAAACTTAAACCATTTGTCCCCTTCCTAGTCTTTTTATTTAGTTatggtaaaatatatttaaactccttaaaatatttcaaaatttaattttagttccaataaaaatttaatatgattttagtcCCAATATTTATCAAAAGTGATGTGATTGTAATCCCTCACCCGAAACTAAAACCttgttttgttaaaatataggaattaaaaactcattaattttttatacaagctaaaattaatattttgagagATAAAAAACACATTTAGTCTTTTTAGTTGTGTTAGTATTTTCCAATTAGAGACCCTTAAGAAATCCGGGTTTAATTAATTTACCGGCAAAACACTGCCATCACAAAAGTCATGGCTGGAAGCATGTTGCTCATTGCACATGAGAAGGTTGGGGATGTGAGCTTCAACCCAGCATAGTAGAAATTTTGATCAATCACAGGCCTGTTTTATTAATCCAACACAAATTaataatcatattaatatatgcattttcatacttcatataTTCACCTTGCGGTGCTATATAGAATTGTTAGTGCATTAAACTTGGAAACTAACCCAAGAAGAGCaagaataaaaatttgcatgaaAACTGGGAATGTTATCTTCGGTTGACCTTTCCTGGAAAATTGAAACAATGAGTAAGCATTAATTTGCAAAGCTTTATGACAAAAACTAGTAAAATGACAAGGTGATGACACTAgggtttatgtttattttatataaacctTTCAAAAATAATGGCAAAAGGAGCTATGACAGCGGTGGCAAAAGCGTGGCGATAGACCACAAGGACATAGTGGCTCATGCCTTGGTTGAGAGAAACCTTAGTGATAATGTTCATGCCTGCATAGCCAAATTGTAAAGAGATCATGGCCAAGTAGGGTTTAGAGCTTGCAAAAACATTTGCACAACCTCTAAGCTTTTCGGTggccattttatttttctctccttttgatTAGAATCTTGAGAAAGGTTGAGTATTCtaaagagaaattaaagagGAGAATTAAACACTTGAAGAAGGCTTGTGTTACTTCCTAAGAAATATCATGGGTAGGCTCATGCTATTTATACATACACCAACAAGGAATCAAATGGTTTCGTCATATGCATGTACACGTAAATGTTTATTGCAATATGTCTATcttcctttctctctttctaGCTAGTGGGGCTTGGGGATATTGGAATGGGGGGCAGCTCGACAATGCATATATTAATGACTAGGTAGACATATCGAAACAAAAATGCTCAAGTAATGTGATAATGGAATGAAAAGTGATTTATATAAAGTAGGCTTTGAGTATAATAACATCTTATTAGAAAGTTAACTTTATCGttcttttgcaatttttttgctGCCTAATTGTACTATCCATTTTTTAAATGAGATCCCACTTCTTTGGTTCGCAATTGATATCCTACTATTCTAGCAGGGTTgcctaataataaatataagaaataggATAATCAATGATTggcataacttttaaaaaatattaagaaattatagaagtaaaaaaattgtaaaaatgagtgatttctaataaattttcagTAGTCACAAAAAAATGttggaaagaaaatataaaaaaggtatcgctaacatttctcttaaatatataaattccaattaattcattcaagTGGTATATATCTTTTCTTAAGTAAGGTTATAAATTTGAGTGTTGTATACCTGTacgaatatatattaaaaaaatcattgaaaaacTGAGTCTACCACACTGGAAATATTTCTGATTATAATAGGATTAATTATTATTGGACAAAAAATATCGAATAcattcactactacaaaactACAGAAAAGAAGAGGAGAGTGcatgatttttgtgttttggaGCGAAAACGACCTTCTAAATCagttctaattttaattgacCCAAGAACAATAAATCAGTTATAAATAGGACTGATTTATACGCATAATCTTTTtagaatgattttaattttaactaatttaataaaaattagtttttggaTCGATTATCTTAGAATCGATccgaaaatattatttttatttataaaactgtCACCacgattttttttaacaattcttGAATAGTTGATACTAAAAGCAGttgtaaaatgtgtttttgcGCACTACTAATTAATATGGTATATATGTACTAATGAGAGGAAAGTCTTATACCTACTTTCAATAATATtccaataaattatatatttttatcatataacgAGAAATAGACCTCATTGTTATGCGTATgatctttattaatttttgttctgtttaacacttaataaaaatattattagaaattttaaaaatattttaaaaatattatcaaatatgaataaatattattaatatgttttcctgatattttatcaaatattatgtataatatatgttattaaATTCTTTAGCAAtatgattatataatttttgataaaatatcacaaaaatattttagtaatatttaattatatttttcaaaatattattaaaagttttcagtaacatttttattaaatattataaaaaatgttaaatatcaGATTTGTAGTAGTGTGTTATATAGAGTTGCTGGCTTCCACCAGCTTCCAGccttttttaaattgtaatgaTCCCAAATCGCCGTGATGGTAATCGAGCTTATGCCTTAAGCCATATAGTGCTAATGATTATGGAAATTATTAGAATCCTGTCTTGATGAGAATCAACCGACACCATATGAAAGAAGTGCAAAATATTGGCGGTGTCAACTGCATACTCTCGTCGATGTGAGCTTTTAATTTTGTAGTAATTTGATTAGTATTATTTCTTCttcctttaaattattatttttaattatttttgtatttattatctattattttaaatataaaaattagattaataataaaaaatttaattttcttacttcaataaatttttaactatatatttatcTTGAGAAAgatatgatattaattattatttttaagtaaaaaaagagatgctgtaaaaaaagtgataaaagAGATGAGGAtgggaaaaaagataaaacaaattaaagaaattttagaaataattcttctttattaattgtatttcttaatttttttaaaaaaattattgaatcttgaactcataaactcataaatatttattgaactaCTTTAGGGAATtagatacaaaaaaataataagataatctaaaataaatgataaaaagtatagttatttaaatataagaaatttagataaaaatttattgagTAAATACTTGCAAAATTCatgaaaaattacaagaaaataaGGAGTTTGCCTCAAAATTCAGTTTAAAGTTTTTGAtgttccattttttatttcaaacgcTATATCAGCGTATGTAATTTTTACCGTGTTTTcatgtgattttaaatttttttaaaaaaaaaactacccaACAATGGTCTCAAAGCTCAGCTAAGGTCTTGCAAGGACTGGTAACTATATTTGCAACTGATTACAACTTAcacaaaccaaaaatatatttaatccataaatataaatataggtagaaataaagatatataaatatagattattattatttatattacataaatagagatatttttatattacacattcatatttatatttaatacatatactttttttaatgcaaTACATAtactgtaattaattaattttaatgtatatagccattgttttcagttttcattCACGTTCAAACATGAAACCCTAAAAGGCTACACTGATAGTTTTCTTTTGCTTTGCTGGGACATGCACACTGCATGTTGGTCCTCGTCGTCACCGAGAAGGTTGAGTACGTAGTACCACTCTCTCTTTCTGAATCTGtgtcccctttttttgtttttaatttcttttgcgTATAGTCTCGTAGTATAATATAAGCTAGGTCATACGTAGGGTGTGTACGTGCATGTTTCACattctttcctttcttccaaCTCTTGACACCACCGTCACGATCTTTCTCTCAAATCCGTGGCTGCTACTGTGGCACTTCATCCTTGTCCTCCACCTCCACCACGAAACCCTTCTCTGAAACGCCTGACCCACAACTCCCAGTTCAAGACATGGTAAACACCATCGTTCACCGCGTAGTTTGTTACAACGACGTTGAAGAGTTTTAGAGCATGCCCAAGTTGAAGAAGGTAGATATTTTGGAGAATTGCGGCTTCGAGTTTCCTCTCACGGCGGTGTGTAATTTGGAGTATCTGTGATTCCATATATCCACATGTATGAAagcaaaaggaagaaaaaaagacttattttaattgtttctcCAAGAAATTATTGTGTGActattatttttcaacaatttaataaaatgtgaTTGTTGCATGCCAGGTGAAAATTGACCAAGATCATAGACACGCTTTCTTCTATCAAAAGTGTTTTCTTGTGTTTCACAATTTGATTCATTTGGAGCTCAACTTTGGAAGCTAAATTAAGCGGGGTTTCGTGTTTGGAATGTTCAAGCGTTGTTCCAAACTTCAAACTTTGCGGCTTCGAGTTTCCTCTCACGGCGGTGTGTAATTTGGAGTATCTGTGATTCCATATATCCACATGTATGAAagcaaaaggaagaaaaaaagacttattttaattgtttctcCAAGAAATTATTGTGTGActattatttttcaacaatttaataaaatgtgaTTGTTGCATGCCAGGTGAAAATTGACCAAGATCATAGACACGCTTTCTTCTATCAAAAGTGTTTTCTTGTGTTTCACAATTTGATTCATTTGGAGCTCAACTTTGGAAGCTAAATTAAGCGGGGTTTCGTGTTTGGAATGTTCAAGCGTTGTTCCAAACTTCAAACTTTTCTGCTTCATCATATGCATGAACTTTCCTCTTCCGAGATTTGGTATTGTCCATGGTCTGTTCATTTCTTCACAGCTTAGAAACTGTACTATTATGAACTATAAAGGCATGGAGTATGAGCGGCTATTTGCGAAATACATGATACAGAATTCAAGATCTTTATAGACCATGGCAATAAACAATTTTCTTGACACTACATCTTTCTCAATGGAGGAAGTGCTAAAAGAATTGCAAAAATTGGCCACGTGCCGAGGAGTTGcgaattaactttttttagttgAAGAAGATATAATCAAGGTTACATAATCCAAGGAGTTGGGCATTACATGAGCATGTTAATAATGAGTCAGTACCTAATATTCCCTATGCAAGTTAAGAATGTTACATAATCAAGCTTGCTTACACTTGAatgaaatacaaaatatttgaatGTTACTTACTTGGCTTCACCTTGACAGattacactattagaaaataggtttttaacatcaattttttggaCTTTTAACATTAGttgtaaaaatcaatgttgaaatTCACTACACAACATTGTTTCTTctcaaaattgatgttgtacgataagaaaatgaaaaaaaatgcaaaaataacATTGATTTTGACAAAACGGtgttgtttttgcattttttttaatattttatctattttgttAATACTATCCAAATTGAACctataaattgaaaacaaaaccaATCCAGATAGTTCAGGCAGTAAATGATATTGTACtgaaattattattgaataattacTATCCAATAATG includes these proteins:
- the LOC100804233 gene encoding WAT1-related protein At5g07050 encodes the protein MATEKLRGCANVFASSKPYLAMISLQFGYAGMNIITKVSLNQGMSHYVLVVYRHAFATAVIAPFAIIFERKGQPKITFPVFMQIFILALLGPVIDQNFYYAGLKLTSPTFSCAMSNMLPAMTFVMAVFCRMEKIEIKKVRCMAKIVGTLVTVAGAMLMTLYRGPIVEMVWAKHPHNKTNATTTTESFDKDWFLGCTFLIIATLAWASLFVLQAKAIQTYKNHQLSLTSLVCFIGTLQAIAVTFVVEHNPSVWRIGWDVSLLAAAYAGIVTSSISYYVQGLVIKMKGPVFATAFSPLMMIIVAIMGSFILAEQIYLGGVIGAILIVIGLYSVLWGKHKEQIESKVADEIPLPVKDAQIAVIAGPMIDATDNFTEEKYGQKGEANNNKLSSHIITMPIPELPTKANQERKT